Proteins encoded in a region of the Nicotiana tomentosiformis chromosome 9, ASM39032v3, whole genome shotgun sequence genome:
- the LOC138898975 gene encoding uncharacterized protein, producing the protein MAHQKNTVNALPPRGQRASGVLQQVNTEHHEEKARRRQGTVAGNITRRETPYSLVYGTNAVIPVEVGEPSLRYFRESGHENDDSRRQELDKVEKRRDMAYVRMVAQKQQAECYYNTRAKIRPLKVGDYALKAKTQAIKYPREGKLGTNWDEPYKIMAAASKGSFTQATMEGKQLPNNWNITHLKYFNF; encoded by the exons atggcacatcAGAAGAATACTGTCAATGCCTTACCACCCCGTGGGCAACGGGCAAGTggagtcctccaacaagtcaatactgaacatcatgaagaaaaagctcgaagacgccaagggactgtggccggaaatattaccagaa GGGAAACGCCTTACTCTTTAGTCTATGGGACTAATGCAGTAATACCAGTGGAGGTCGGGGAGCCCAGCCTAAGATACTTCCGTGAAAGCGGACACGAGAACGATGATAGTAGAAGGCAGGAACTCGATAAAGTCGAgaaacgaagagatatggcctatgtgaggatggtcgcccaaaagcaacaagcaGAATGCTACTATAACACAAGAGCAAAGATCAGGCcacttaaagtcggggactacgcgcttaaagctaaaacacaagcaatCAAATATCCAagggaaggcaaactaggaacaaactGGGATGAACCCTACAAAATCATGGCAGCAGCTAGCAAAGGGTCATTCACACAAgcaacaatggaaggaaagcaactaccaaacaattggaacattaCACACCtaaagtacttcaacttttaa